A part of Prolixibacteraceae bacterium genomic DNA contains:
- a CDS encoding WYL domain-containing protein, whose amino-acid sequence MSINKQALIRYYALDKCFRNGSKKFFKQDLLDACQEAIYNATGNKEGIKERQFFNDIKFMQEEGPWDISLLKLKEGKRTYYRYEDLNYSIQNTPLSEKEALLLKEALTTLTQFKGMPQLDWVEDILERLQSNYDLPTDLKTVIDFESNPYLKGLEHISPLYHAIREERPVEISYQGFTMDTPQVSLFHPHYLKQYNNRWFVFGNIDKQPDFTNYALDRIHEIKENDTPYTPSSHDYHELFEDTIGVSIPRNSEPEKVVLFIDRSQWPYIKNKPLHGSQKIVEKGDLGVTISLELYLNFELEALLLSQSHSITVLSPISLKENIKTKIEKAISNYCQ is encoded by the coding sequence ATGTCCATCAACAAACAAGCATTGATCCGTTATTACGCATTAGATAAATGTTTTCGCAATGGATCAAAGAAATTCTTCAAACAAGATCTTCTAGATGCATGTCAAGAGGCAATATATAACGCTACAGGCAATAAAGAAGGAATTAAAGAGCGACAGTTTTTTAATGACATTAAATTCATGCAGGAAGAGGGTCCTTGGGACATCAGTCTATTAAAACTGAAAGAGGGTAAAAGAACATATTACAGATATGAAGATTTAAATTATTCGATACAGAACACACCACTTAGTGAGAAAGAAGCACTCCTTCTCAAAGAGGCATTGACTACCTTAACCCAATTTAAAGGAATGCCTCAACTCGATTGGGTGGAAGATATTTTAGAGAGATTACAATCGAACTATGATCTTCCTACAGATCTAAAAACAGTGATTGACTTTGAGAGCAACCCATACCTAAAAGGATTAGAACATATCTCTCCTCTATATCATGCCATCAGAGAAGAGCGACCAGTGGAAATTAGCTATCAGGGTTTCACAATGGATACGCCTCAAGTTAGTCTGTTTCATCCACACTACCTCAAACAGTATAACAATAGATGGTTCGTTTTTGGAAACATAGACAAACAGCCTGATTTCACGAACTATGCCTTAGATAGAATTCATGAGATAAAAGAGAATGATACTCCCTATACCCCTTCTAGCCATGATTATCATGAACTATTTGAGGATACGATTGGGGTTTCTATTCCAAGAAATAGTGAACCAGAGAAGGTGGTTCTTTTTATTGATAGATCACAGTGGCCGTATATCAAGAACAAACCATTACATGGTTCTCAGAAAATCGTTGAGAAGGGTGATTTGGGAGTGACCATATCATTAGAGCTATATTTGAATTTTGAACTAGAGGCTTTGCTCCTCTCACAAAGTCATAGCATCACAGTCTTGTCACCCATCTCTCTTAAAGAGAATATTAAAACTAAGATTGAGAAGGCAATATCTAATTATTGTCAGTAG
- the tnpB gene encoding IS66 family insertion sequence element accessory protein TnpB (TnpB, as the term is used for proteins encoded by IS66 family insertion elements, is considered an accessory protein, since TnpC, encoded by a neighboring gene, is a DDE family transposase.), whose amino-acid sequence MFTLSSNDRFRLYSEPTDMRKSFNGLSGLVLNKMKQNVVSGDVFIFINKSRNMMKLLRWEKGGFVLFIKRLEQGTFKIPTIDSDMDKSIEWTDLVLMVEGVVIKQYKMQKRYVM is encoded by the coding sequence ATGTTTACATTATCATCTAATGATCGTTTTCGTCTCTATTCAGAACCTACAGATATGAGAAAGAGTTTTAACGGATTGTCAGGATTGGTTCTGAATAAAATGAAACAAAATGTAGTTTCTGGTGATGTCTTTATTTTCATCAACAAGAGTCGCAATATGATGAAACTATTGAGATGGGAAAAAGGTGGTTTTGTCCTTTTTATTAAAAGACTTGAACAGGGTACTTTTAAGATTCCAACAATTGATAGTGATATGGACAAGAGTATCGAATGGACTGATCTTGTTCTTATGGTAGAAGGGGTTGTAATTAAACAATATAAGATGCAAAAACGTTATGTTATGTAG
- a CDS encoding IS66 family transposase, whose product MNQSDNIDNLSINDLLKKLQQVTKAYASIDSENVSLKQEIEELKAHIAYLNRRIFGMTTEPFIDPNQLELDLPIEENSSDNSDPVVEEEVVVEVKKKKRAKRKHIPKHLPRQEEVIEPDEIPDGAIRIGEEVSERIEFEPGKLYVRRIVRPKYSLPKESGVIVAELPSDIIPRCMAGTSLISQFIVGKYFDHIPLYRAQGIFKRSGIEFPKSTINGWMSKAAELLTPLYEHVKHKVVSSDYIQADETTIKVLTDKKPGATHLGYFWVYYAPHLKCCLFDYNKSRNSDVPDAILKDFKGVLQTDGYQGYNKLSRDKPIIRLACMAHARRKFFDAQKNDKERSEYALIRIQKLYQIERECVENNLSHEEIFQLRQEKAVPILTDIGKWLETQASQVLPQSLIGKAVHYTWNLWNSLSRYVEHGSYIIDNNFVENKIRPVAIGRKNYLFAGSEDGAQRSALFYTLSAMCKVAEVDPHAWFTDVLNRIIDTKPSQYDDLLPEQWKKKIVQ is encoded by the coding sequence ATGAATCAGAGCGATAACATAGATAACTTAAGTATAAATGACCTGTTGAAAAAACTCCAACAGGTCACGAAAGCCTATGCATCTATTGACTCTGAAAATGTAAGTCTCAAACAAGAGATTGAGGAACTGAAGGCTCATATTGCTTATCTTAATAGACGTATCTTCGGAATGACTACAGAGCCTTTTATTGATCCAAATCAATTAGAGTTAGATCTTCCTATAGAAGAAAATAGTTCCGACAACTCTGATCCTGTAGTAGAAGAGGAAGTGGTTGTAGAGGTGAAGAAAAAGAAACGTGCCAAAAGAAAGCATATCCCAAAACATCTTCCACGTCAAGAGGAAGTTATTGAACCTGATGAGATCCCTGATGGGGCGATACGTATAGGAGAAGAGGTGTCGGAGAGAATTGAATTTGAACCAGGAAAATTATACGTGCGTAGAATCGTACGACCAAAGTATAGCTTACCTAAGGAGTCGGGGGTAATTGTTGCAGAACTTCCTTCGGATATTATTCCAAGGTGTATGGCTGGAACCTCTTTGATAAGTCAATTTATTGTAGGAAAATATTTTGACCATATTCCTCTATATCGAGCCCAAGGAATATTTAAAAGATCGGGAATTGAATTCCCTAAATCCACCATTAATGGATGGATGAGTAAAGCAGCAGAGCTATTAACTCCATTATATGAGCATGTAAAGCATAAGGTTGTCTCATCCGATTATATTCAAGCGGATGAAACAACCATTAAAGTGCTTACCGATAAAAAACCAGGGGCTACGCATTTAGGATACTTCTGGGTCTATTATGCTCCACACCTAAAATGTTGTCTGTTTGACTACAACAAATCAAGAAACTCAGATGTCCCTGACGCGATACTAAAAGACTTCAAGGGGGTGTTACAGACGGATGGATATCAAGGCTACAATAAGCTGTCAAGAGATAAGCCGATTATAAGGCTAGCATGTATGGCCCATGCACGACGGAAGTTCTTCGATGCACAAAAAAACGATAAAGAACGGTCCGAATATGCATTAATAAGAATCCAAAAACTTTACCAAATAGAACGAGAATGTGTCGAGAATAACCTGTCACACGAAGAGATATTTCAACTTCGTCAAGAAAAAGCTGTGCCTATATTGACCGATATAGGTAAATGGCTAGAAACGCAGGCATCTCAAGTGTTACCCCAAAGTCTTATTGGAAAAGCTGTTCATTACACATGGAATCTATGGAATAGTTTAAGTAGATATGTGGAGCATGGTAGTTACATTATTGACAATAATTTTGTAGAGAATAAGATTAGACCTGTAGCTATTGGACGAAAAAACTATCTGTTTGCAGGATCTGAAGATGGAGCACAAAGATCTGCACTGTTTTATACTCTATCTGCTATGTGCAAAGTGGCAGAAGTAGATCCACATGCTTGGTTCACTGATGTTCTTAATCGGATAATAGATACAAAGCCTTCTCAATATGATGATCTTCTTCCTGAACAATGGAAGAAGAAAATAGTACAATAA
- a CDS encoding DUF285 domain-containing protein yields the protein MKIKRVLLGATLLAIMCQLFFSCFRPTDRPQVLGLQTRIDTTKPQPVFLDSNGVTIKAHEWAKVGDEGIIDGKRYKVVDEKYLRKFIGHANLSKLVTSKVTNMSKLFSFSKEIKYSIAHWDVSNVTDMSQMFYNTGGFNQDISKWDVSNVKDMSFMFCSAYFFNQDIGAWDVSHVETMSSMFYGAYAFNQSLGSWNVSQVKNMSDMFNGTELFNQPINDWNVSNVEDMNHMFQGARTFNQPLDKWNVSHVQDMMYMFDNAQSFNQPLGQWDVSNVESITCMFMRAMKFNQPLENWHFPKVTRLDGMFSRAKSFNQPLKKWNVSNVIKMPYMFWRAISFDQDLSSWNIHNVEDMSHMFEGARSYEPNRSHWNLNSNVDTTSMFKEIKPIIVGKQ from the coding sequence ATGAAAATAAAACGCGTTTTATTAGGAGCCACACTTCTAGCAATCATGTGTCAACTATTCTTCTCCTGTTTTCGACCAACGGATAGGCCACAGGTGTTAGGGTTGCAAACAAGAATTGATACAACCAAACCACAACCAGTGTTTCTGGATAGCAATGGTGTGACAATAAAAGCGCATGAGTGGGCAAAAGTGGGAGATGAAGGCATCATAGATGGAAAACGATACAAGGTGGTGGATGAGAAATATCTGCGGAAGTTTATTGGGCATGCAAATTTGTCAAAACTCGTTACATCTAAAGTAACCAATATGTCGAAACTATTCTCTTTTTCCAAGGAGATCAAATATAGTATTGCTCATTGGGATGTTTCCAATGTAACGGATATGAGCCAAATGTTCTATAACACCGGAGGTTTCAATCAGGACATCAGTAAGTGGGATGTATCTAATGTAAAAGATATGTCATTTATGTTCTGCTCTGCATACTTTTTTAATCAAGATATCGGAGCTTGGGATGTCTCTCATGTAGAAACTATGTCTTCTATGTTTTATGGCGCTTATGCCTTTAATCAAAGCCTGGGTAGTTGGAATGTCTCTCAAGTCAAAAATATGTCAGACATGTTTAATGGTACAGAATTATTTAATCAGCCAATAAACGATTGGAATGTCTCTAACGTAGAGGATATGAATCATATGTTTCAAGGGGCAAGGACTTTTAATCAACCGCTCGATAAATGGAATGTATCTCATGTTCAAGATATGATGTATATGTTTGATAATGCTCAAAGTTTCAATCAGCCCTTAGGGCAATGGGATGTCTCTAATGTAGAAAGTATAACCTGTATGTTTATGAGAGCAATGAAATTTAATCAACCTTTAGAAAATTGGCATTTCCCAAAAGTAACAAGATTAGACGGCATGTTCTCTAGAGCGAAATCATTTAATCAGCCTTTAAAAAAATGGAATGTCTCAAATGTCATAAAAATGCCTTACATGTTTTGGAGGGCAATCTCTTTCGACCAAGATCTAAGTAGTTGGAATATTCATAATGTAGAAGATATGTCACATATGTTTGAAGGTGCAAGATCATACGAACCAAATAGGAGTCATTGGAACCTCAATTCGAATGTGGATACTACAAGTATGTTTAAAGAAATAAAACCAATAATCGTTGGGAAACAGTAA
- a CDS encoding sulfatase-like hydrolase/transferase, with protein sequence MKQLLTMLGASCLLASSCSTLKPTTSSNKKSSPNVILIMADDLGYGDVGFNGNKIIETPNLDALSQKGVTFTNFYAGGPVCSPTRGTCLTGRHYARYGIFHANAGHLPKEELTIVDILKDNGYTTGHFGKWHLGTIVKGVSSKGQKRKPTLNFNPPWEQGYDDAFVTESAVSTWNPTEHKERYHLNEYYHNGVLETENLQGDDSRIIMDRVLPFVDKAKKDKKPFLSVIWFHAPHDPAMAGPEYKKKYAQYSEGEQNYYGCVTALDDQVGRLVDHLKKNGQLDNTIIFFCSDNGPEGRKITSKFPGQTGGLRGRKRSLYCGGVGVPAFVVWPGVAKAGERTGYISSTLDYLPTLVNGLKLKLKLAEGETRPLDGISLISMLKGTSTERPSPLPFMFTQKGAVIYKGLKFLTADGEIKEVYDLRKDRFETTNIYNQHPKEVEKMNTYLKAWDASCHRSQQGGDYIGDFKPVDPWKGLILK encoded by the coding sequence ATGAAACAACTACTCACCATGTTGGGTGCATCATGCCTGTTAGCATCCTCTTGTTCGACGTTGAAACCGACCACTTCTTCCAATAAGAAGTCTTCCCCTAATGTTATCTTGATCATGGCTGATGATCTTGGGTATGGTGATGTTGGCTTTAATGGGAATAAGATTATCGAAACTCCAAACTTAGATGCTCTTTCCCAAAAGGGGGTGACTTTTACCAATTTCTATGCAGGTGGACCAGTCTGCTCTCCCACACGTGGAACTTGTTTGACAGGAAGACACTATGCTAGATATGGTATCTTTCATGCAAATGCAGGACACCTTCCGAAAGAAGAACTAACGATTGTTGATATTCTTAAGGACAATGGTTATACAACAGGACACTTTGGAAAGTGGCATTTAGGTACCATTGTAAAAGGGGTCTCTTCAAAAGGGCAGAAACGAAAACCAACACTTAATTTTAATCCGCCATGGGAACAAGGGTATGATGATGCTTTTGTCACGGAATCTGCAGTTTCGACATGGAATCCAACAGAGCATAAAGAACGATATCACTTAAATGAATACTATCATAATGGTGTATTGGAGACAGAGAATCTTCAGGGAGATGATTCACGTATTATTATGGATCGTGTGCTACCATTTGTAGATAAAGCTAAGAAAGATAAGAAACCATTCTTGAGTGTTATTTGGTTTCATGCACCACACGACCCAGCTATGGCAGGGCCTGAATACAAGAAGAAATATGCCCAATATTCTGAAGGAGAACAGAACTATTATGGATGTGTTACGGCATTAGATGATCAAGTAGGACGATTGGTGGACCACTTAAAGAAAAATGGTCAATTAGATAACACCATTATTTTCTTCTGTAGTGATAATGGACCAGAAGGAAGAAAAATCACCTCTAAATTCCCTGGACAAACAGGAGGTCTAAGAGGGCGTAAACGTAGTCTCTATTGTGGTGGTGTAGGCGTTCCAGCCTTCGTTGTATGGCCAGGAGTTGCTAAAGCTGGAGAAAGAACAGGTTATATCTCCTCTACCTTAGACTACCTTCCGACCCTAGTTAATGGATTGAAATTGAAATTAAAATTAGCAGAAGGAGAGACACGTCCTCTAGATGGGATCTCTTTAATTTCCATGCTAAAAGGAACCTCTACAGAGAGACCTTCTCCTCTTCCATTTATGTTTACACAAAAAGGCGCAGTTATCTATAAAGGATTAAAATTCTTGACTGCAGACGGGGAGATAAAGGAGGTATACGATCTAAGAAAAGATCGTTTTGAAACAACAAATATATACAATCAACATCCCAAGGAAGTTGAAAAGATGAACACTTATCTTAAAGCGTGGGATGCATCATGTCATCGCAGCCAACAGGGTGGTGATTACATAGGAGACTTTAAGCCTGTAGATCCATGGAAAGGTCTTATTCTTAAATAA
- a CDS encoding DUF134 domain-containing protein, whose product MPRQRRLRKVVSPPKFKGYKPYGAREQKSPQEEELLYEEYEALKLADYDLMNHAEAATLMGVSRATFARIYESARRKLARAFVETKEIRMAYGNAEMDQDWYICNNCYARFTIPEQVPNDRCPLCNAENIVSVKS is encoded by the coding sequence ATGCCAAGACAAAGACGATTAAGAAAAGTGGTTTCTCCTCCTAAATTCAAAGGTTATAAGCCTTATGGAGCAAGAGAACAAAAATCGCCACAAGAGGAGGAGCTGTTATACGAAGAGTATGAAGCTCTCAAACTTGCTGATTATGACTTGATGAATCACGCCGAGGCTGCCACATTGATGGGAGTTAGTCGTGCGACCTTTGCCCGTATATACGAGAGTGCAAGACGTAAACTTGCTCGTGCCTTTGTTGAGACAAAAGAGATTCGAATGGCATATGGTAATGCAGAGATGGATCAAGATTGGTATATCTGTAATAATTGTTACGCCCGATTCACTATTCCAGAACAAGTGCCGAATGATCGTTGTCCTCTATGCAATGCAGAAAATATAGTATCCGTAAAATCATAA